Part of the Sulfitobacter donghicola DSW-25 = KCTC 12864 = JCM 14565 genome, ATCCAGATTGTCTGGGAACACCATGAACTCTTGCAGACCCTCCATGCCAACGCTTGCCATTTCAGCCGTAAAGTCACGGTCAAAGAACTGGGCCACGCCGCCTTTGGCGTTGTTGGACAGCATATCAAAACCCTGCTCTAGGAACTCATCCGCATCGACGCCAGATGCCGCGTTCACAGGCAGCTGACCCAGCTTGTCGCCCGAGTTGATATCGGTTTGAACATCGGCAGAGGTCACATATTGCAAGAACGCACGGGCGTTTTCTTTGTTTGTCGCACCCGATGGAATGTGGAACGTATCCGTTGGCGCATCTTCGCCCTGCGGCACATCTGCGATTTTCGGGAACTGGTAAAAATCGATCTGTGAATCGTCGAGCCCCGCGTCACGCATTGGCGCAACCGCAAAGTTACCGATCAGATAAGCGGTCGCTTCACCATCGGTCATAGATGTCAGGGCTTCCTGCCACGAGTACGACTGGTGGTCAGCGATATAGCCGCCCATGTCGATGATCTTGCGCCAGTTTGCAAAGGTCTCGCGAACGCGTGGGTCGGTCCATTCCACCTCGCCACGTGCAAGCTGCATGTGGAAATCAAAACCGTTTGTGCGCATGTTCATGTAATCGAACCACCCACCAGCGGTCCAAAGGAACTTGGTCCCGATGGCATAGCAGGCGCGGCCAGAGGCGACGATCTTTTCGCAATTTGCCAGCTCTTCATCAAAGGTCACAGGCTCGGAAAGGCCCAGCTCTTTGAAGATGTCTTCGCGGTAATAGATGCCCCACTGGTAGTAGGTATATGGAACGCCATACTGTTTGCCATCAATTGTCATGGCACCCTTGACGGAATCCAGCCCCGGCAGATCGCCGTTGGTGTACATATCAGAGATATCTTCGAACAGGCCCGCGGAAACATATGGGCCCATGCGGTTAGCCGCATACCAGTTCACAACGTCGGGTGGGTTTGCGCCCAGCGCGTTGCGGATTTGCGTTTTCCAAGCTTCACGATCAACGATCGTCAGCTCGATGTTCATTTTTGGGTGCAGCTCCTGAAACCCCGCGACCAGCCCCTCCATCACCGCGCGCGGCGCTGGGTTTGACATATCCGACGTGATCTTCAAATCACCCGTCATCTGTTTGGTATCGGCAAATGCAACAGTACCGGCCACGCCAGTAGCGATCAACGCCGCCAGCGACGTTTTGAGAATGGAATGCATGGTATCCTCCCTAGTGCTTCCTTTGTCTCGACTTGTCTCATTATTTGAAACTTAGTCTTGAATATTGATACTACACTGCAGATGAGTTAGCTTTGTCAACAGCCAGCCGTTCCAAACACCCCGCGTAAAAAGGGGAAATCAGGGAGGCTGGACAGGGAGAAAAGAAGATTTGGGAGAGGAGCCATGGGCGCCGTAACTACCGATGGCACAGTAGGAAAAGCACTGTCCGTACTGGAACAGGTTGCTTCTGCTGGACGTCCCGTTCGCATGCGCGAGCTGCTTGAGACCTCCGAGTTCCCAAAGCCTACATTATACCGTTTTTTGCAGACGCTCACGAATCAGGGA contains:
- a CDS encoding ABC transporter substrate-binding protein, producing the protein MHSILKTSLAALIATGVAGTVAFADTKQMTGDLKITSDMSNPAPRAVMEGLVAGFQELHPKMNIELTIVDREAWKTQIRNALGANPPDVVNWYAANRMGPYVSAGLFEDISDMYTNGDLPGLDSVKGAMTIDGKQYGVPYTYYQWGIYYREDIFKELGLSEPVTFDEELANCEKIVASGRACYAIGTKFLWTAGGWFDYMNMRTNGFDFHMQLARGEVEWTDPRVRETFANWRKIIDMGGYIADHQSYSWQEALTSMTDGEATAYLIGNFAVAPMRDAGLDDSQIDFYQFPKIADVPQGEDAPTDTFHIPSGATNKENARAFLQYVTSADVQTDINSGDKLGQLPVNAASGVDADEFLEQGFDMLSNNAKGGVAQFFDRDFTAEMASVGMEGLQEFMVFPDNLDDILERLEDARQRIYK